Proteins encoded in a region of the Leifsonia sp. PS1209 genome:
- the nagB gene encoding glucosamine-6-phosphate deaminase, whose product MAEIVVVPDQAAAGELAAQSILDLISTKPDAVLGLATGSTPLALYRALAAKVQTAGVDVSHVRGYALDEYVGLPDGHPESYRAVISREVVEPLGLTPSLIHVPNGNIDTIEHAGADYEKAIAESGGVDVQILGIGTDGHIGFNEPGSSFASITRVKTLTEQTRKDNARFFDSEADVPMHCITQGLSTILRARHLLLLAFGEGKADAVAGAVEGPVSASNPGSAIQLHPHVTVLVDEAAASRLKNIDYYRYAYANKPAWQKL is encoded by the coding sequence GTGGCTGAAATCGTCGTCGTCCCCGATCAGGCAGCAGCGGGGGAGCTCGCTGCGCAGAGCATCCTCGACCTGATCTCCACCAAGCCGGATGCCGTGCTCGGCCTGGCGACAGGATCGACGCCCCTCGCGCTCTACCGCGCGCTGGCGGCGAAGGTGCAGACGGCAGGGGTCGACGTGTCGCACGTCCGCGGGTACGCGCTCGACGAGTACGTCGGGCTCCCGGACGGCCACCCGGAGAGCTACCGCGCGGTGATCAGCAGGGAGGTCGTGGAGCCGCTCGGTCTCACGCCGTCGCTCATCCACGTCCCCAACGGGAACATCGACACGATCGAGCACGCCGGTGCCGACTACGAGAAGGCGATCGCCGAATCCGGAGGGGTGGATGTGCAGATCCTCGGCATCGGCACGGACGGCCACATCGGATTCAACGAGCCTGGCTCGTCGTTCGCCTCCATCACCCGCGTGAAGACGCTCACCGAGCAGACGCGCAAAGACAACGCGCGCTTCTTCGACTCCGAGGCGGACGTGCCGATGCACTGCATCACGCAGGGGCTGTCGACCATCCTGCGCGCGCGCCACCTGCTGCTGCTCGCCTTCGGCGAAGGCAAGGCGGACGCCGTCGCCGGTGCCGTCGAGGGACCCGTCTCCGCCAGCAACCCCGGATCGGCGATCCAGCTGCACCCGCACGTGACCGTCCTGGTCGACGAGGCTGCGGCGTCCCGCCTGAAGAACATCGACTACTACCGGTACGCGTACGCGAACAAGCCGGCCTGGCAGAAGCTCTAG
- a CDS encoding ROK family protein, producing MRLGIDIGGTKTDAVAVDASGSLAQRVRLATGFGSTAVVETAVAAVSRIGELTGLSATGFDSIGIGIPGLVDNASGHVAHAVNLGLEGLELGGELAGRLGVGVRIENDVKAAALGAYHLLGLDGTMAYLNLGTGMAAGIVVDGRLWRGRGGIAGEIGHIPVDPNGVLCACGQRGCLETVASGSGVARQWKTDDPLPVRALFAAAADGDRNARAIKARLAEGIASAVRVLVLTVDVDSVVIGGGLSHLGDRLLCDVHEVLESWSTSSPFLASLSLQDRVRLVPEDSPVAALGAALVGEKLSG from the coding sequence GTGAGACTCGGCATCGACATCGGTGGCACCAAGACCGATGCGGTCGCCGTCGACGCCTCCGGATCGCTCGCGCAGCGGGTCAGGCTGGCCACCGGCTTCGGGTCGACGGCGGTCGTCGAGACCGCCGTGGCCGCTGTGTCCAGGATCGGCGAGCTGACCGGCCTGTCCGCGACCGGGTTCGACTCGATCGGCATCGGCATCCCCGGGCTGGTCGACAACGCATCCGGTCACGTCGCGCACGCGGTGAACCTGGGGTTGGAGGGACTCGAACTCGGCGGGGAGCTCGCCGGCAGGCTCGGCGTCGGCGTCCGCATCGAGAACGACGTGAAGGCCGCGGCCCTCGGCGCGTACCATCTGCTCGGCCTCGACGGCACGATGGCCTACCTCAACCTCGGCACGGGGATGGCGGCGGGGATCGTGGTCGACGGACGGCTGTGGCGGGGGAGGGGAGGCATCGCCGGCGAGATCGGGCACATCCCCGTCGATCCGAACGGCGTGCTCTGCGCCTGCGGCCAGCGTGGCTGCCTGGAGACGGTCGCGAGCGGATCCGGCGTCGCCCGGCAGTGGAAGACCGACGACCCACTGCCCGTTCGCGCACTGTTCGCCGCCGCGGCGGACGGCGACCGGAACGCGCGGGCGATCAAGGCTAGGCTTGCAGAGGGCATCGCATCAGCTGTCCGTGTTCTCGTGCTGACCGTCGACGTCGACTCCGTCGTGATCGGCGGCGGCCTCAGTCATCTCGGGGACCGACTGCTGTGCGACGTCCACGAAGTGCTCGAATCCTGGTCGACGAGCTCGCCGTTCCTGGCGTCGCTCTCGCTGCAGGACCGCGTGCGCCTCGTCCCGGAAGATTCACCCGTCGCGGCACTCGGTGCTGCCCTCGTAGGAGAGAAACTCAGTGGCTGA
- a CDS encoding glycoside hydrolase family 3 protein, which translates to MGTTLPDWLAARLRAGLGGVCVFGQNVASIEQLRALTDAIYAANPDAVVAIDEEGGDVTRLYYETGSPYPGNAVLGRLGNPGYTEQVARRVGWELRRAGCNLDFAPDVDINSNPDNPVIGVRSFGSSPELVAEQSAAWTRGLQSAGVAVCAKHFPGHGDTAQDSHLVLPEVDLDVDQLRERELLPFRAVIEAGARTIMTSHILLPQLDAERPATLSPTIIEGLLRRELGFQGVVVSDALDMKGASGDRGIPEAAVLALAAGCDLLCIGTENTDDQLAEIEDAIVAAVESGRLAEARVDEAAARVLALTAELRAEQAAVPIPADAPAGRLDPTDVVVAISTFDISEHAAEWMRANRGRCSVVRIDTVANIAVGVAPWGPFAEVAADPESAFAAAFAANPTVVFTEGDHPELVLAAQSPVLVIGKDNHRHAFAREAIDRLRAERDSVLVVDMGWPSDDRAYADIATFGASRLVGRALLDLLGSGS; encoded by the coding sequence GTGGGCACCACACTGCCGGACTGGCTCGCAGCTCGGCTGCGCGCCGGTCTCGGCGGGGTGTGCGTGTTCGGCCAGAACGTCGCATCCATCGAGCAGCTCCGCGCGCTCACCGACGCGATCTACGCCGCCAACCCGGATGCGGTCGTCGCGATCGACGAGGAGGGCGGCGACGTCACCCGCCTCTACTACGAGACGGGCTCGCCGTACCCGGGCAACGCGGTCCTCGGCAGGCTCGGCAACCCCGGATACACAGAGCAGGTCGCTCGCCGGGTGGGCTGGGAGCTGCGCAGAGCCGGCTGTAACCTCGACTTCGCCCCGGATGTGGACATCAACTCCAACCCGGACAACCCGGTGATCGGCGTGCGCAGCTTCGGCTCGTCGCCCGAGCTGGTGGCCGAGCAGAGCGCAGCGTGGACGCGCGGGCTGCAGTCGGCGGGCGTCGCGGTCTGCGCCAAGCACTTCCCCGGCCACGGGGACACGGCCCAGGACTCGCACCTGGTGCTCCCCGAGGTCGACCTCGACGTCGATCAGCTGCGCGAGCGGGAGCTGCTGCCGTTCCGCGCCGTCATCGAGGCGGGGGCGCGCACGATCATGACCTCGCACATCCTGCTCCCGCAGCTGGATGCGGAGCGGCCGGCGACGTTGAGCCCGACGATCATCGAGGGCCTGCTTCGCCGGGAACTCGGGTTCCAGGGCGTCGTCGTCAGCGACGCGCTCGACATGAAGGGCGCGAGCGGGGATCGCGGCATCCCGGAGGCCGCCGTCCTGGCGCTCGCCGCCGGCTGCGACCTGCTGTGCATCGGCACGGAGAACACGGACGACCAGCTCGCCGAGATCGAGGACGCGATCGTCGCCGCTGTCGAATCCGGCCGGCTGGCGGAGGCCAGGGTGGACGAGGCTGCCGCGCGGGTGCTCGCGCTGACCGCAGAGCTCCGCGCCGAGCAGGCGGCCGTGCCCATCCCGGCCGACGCCCCAGCAGGGCGGCTCGACCCGACGGACGTCGTCGTCGCGATCAGCACCTTCGACATCTCCGAGCACGCCGCCGAGTGGATGCGCGCCAACCGGGGCCGCTGCTCCGTCGTCCGCATCGACACGGTCGCGAACATCGCCGTCGGCGTGGCTCCGTGGGGCCCGTTCGCCGAGGTGGCGGCCGATCCTGAGTCCGCGTTCGCCGCGGCGTTCGCGGCGAATCCGACCGTCGTGTTCACCGAGGGCGACCATCCCGAGCTGGTGCTCGCCGCACAGTCGCCCGTGCTGGTGATCGGCAAGGACAATCACCGGCACGCGTTCGCCAGGGAGGCCATCGACCGGCTGCGCGCCGAACGGGACAGCGTGCTCGTGGTCGACATGGGCTGGCCGAGCGACGACCGAGCGTACGCGGACATCGCGACGTTCGGCGCATCCAGGCTCGTCGGCCGGGCGCTCCTCGACCTGCTCGGCTCCGGCTCGTGA
- a CDS encoding carbohydrate ABC transporter permease produces MTSTSATREAPAERLAAGSKHRIKPSRVVLGIVGVVVSLIWVFPVYWMVNSSLLPNVVLQNTKPTWLPFGGSFDNFAEVINGGTFFPALGMSLIIAVVTVVFCIVFAFLAALAISRFKFRGRKSFVLAVLLIQMLPAEGLFIAQYKLMGSLNLLNTVVGVSIIYIAAVVPFTIWMLRGFVAGIPADLEEAAMVDGLSRTQAFMRITFPLLAPGLVASGVYAFLQAWNEFTVALVILQENSSQTLPLWLRGFIQQSASRATDWGQVMAASTLVAVPVIIFFLFVQGRMTSGLVSGAVKG; encoded by the coding sequence GTGACCAGCACATCGGCAACGCGTGAGGCGCCAGCCGAACGCTTGGCAGCCGGAAGCAAACACAGGATCAAGCCGTCTCGCGTCGTTCTGGGGATCGTCGGCGTCGTCGTCTCGCTGATCTGGGTCTTCCCGGTCTACTGGATGGTCAACTCGTCCCTCCTGCCCAACGTCGTCCTGCAGAACACCAAGCCGACCTGGCTGCCGTTCGGCGGCTCGTTCGACAACTTCGCCGAGGTCATCAACGGAGGCACGTTCTTCCCCGCACTCGGGATGAGCCTCATCATCGCCGTCGTGACCGTCGTGTTCTGCATCGTGTTCGCGTTCCTCGCAGCCCTCGCGATCAGCCGGTTCAAGTTCCGCGGACGCAAGTCGTTCGTGCTGGCCGTCCTGCTCATCCAGATGCTGCCGGCCGAGGGTCTGTTCATCGCCCAGTACAAGCTGATGGGCAGCCTCAACCTGCTGAACACGGTCGTCGGTGTGAGCATCATCTACATCGCCGCCGTCGTGCCGTTCACCATCTGGATGCTCCGCGGCTTCGTCGCCGGCATCCCCGCCGACCTCGAAGAGGCGGCGATGGTCGACGGGCTCAGCCGCACCCAGGCGTTCATGCGCATCACGTTCCCGCTGCTCGCGCCCGGGCTCGTCGCATCCGGGGTGTACGCGTTCCTCCAGGCGTGGAACGAGTTCACGGTCGCGCTCGTGATCCTGCAGGAGAACTCCAGCCAGACGCTCCCGCTGTGGCTGCGCGGCTTCATCCAGCAGTCGGCGTCCCGCGCGACGGACTGGGGACAGGTGATGGCGGCGTCGACCCTCGTGGCGGTTCCCGTGATCATCTTCTTCCTCTTCGTGCAGGGCCGCATGACCAGCGGTCTGGTCAGCGGGGCGGTGAAGGGGTGA
- a CDS encoding sugar ABC transporter permease translates to MTTTQDAAQATARDGRPDAPAPRKRRFQFTPYALLIPSVAILILALGYPIVWQLITSMQSFGLAQQFGQPAPFVWFENYITLFSDPYMWVVVARSIAFCLVTAAVTVVIGVGMALLMNAVNKAVRIIIQISMLLAWAMPVVAAMTVWNWLFDWRRGIVNYTLTSWGLDFQNHNWLQNPLSFFFVAMIIVVWMSVPFVAFSVFAGLTQVSGEVLEAAQMDGAKGFQRLRFIILPMIRPVLGIVLLLQIIWDLRVFTQIRLLQDKGSIASETNLLGTYIYQLGVGSSDFAMASAVSVFVLILTIAISWFYVRNLLKEDES, encoded by the coding sequence GTGACGACCACACAGGATGCCGCCCAGGCCACAGCCAGGGACGGGCGCCCCGACGCCCCGGCGCCCCGCAAGCGCAGGTTCCAGTTCACCCCGTACGCGCTGCTCATCCCCTCGGTCGCGATCCTCATCCTCGCGCTCGGCTACCCGATCGTGTGGCAGCTCATCACGTCGATGCAGAGCTTCGGACTCGCCCAGCAGTTCGGCCAGCCCGCGCCGTTCGTGTGGTTCGAGAACTACATCACGCTGTTCTCCGACCCGTACATGTGGGTCGTCGTCGCGCGCTCGATCGCGTTCTGCCTGGTCACGGCCGCCGTGACCGTGGTGATCGGCGTCGGAATGGCGCTGCTGATGAACGCCGTCAACAAGGCCGTGCGCATCATCATCCAGATCTCGATGCTGCTGGCGTGGGCCATGCCGGTCGTCGCAGCGATGACGGTCTGGAACTGGCTGTTCGACTGGCGCCGCGGCATCGTGAACTACACGCTCACCTCGTGGGGCCTCGACTTCCAGAACCACAACTGGCTGCAGAACCCGCTCTCCTTCTTCTTCGTCGCCATGATCATCGTGGTCTGGATGAGCGTCCCGTTCGTGGCGTTCTCCGTCTTCGCCGGCCTCACGCAGGTCTCCGGCGAGGTGCTCGAGGCGGCGCAGATGGACGGCGCGAAAGGCTTCCAGCGCCTCCGCTTCATCATCCTTCCGATGATCCGCCCCGTCCTCGGCATCGTGCTGCTGCTGCAGATCATCTGGGACCTGCGCGTCTTCACCCAGATCCGTCTGCTGCAGGACAAGGGATCGATCGCCAGTGAGACCAACCTGCTCGGCACGTACATCTACCAGCTCGGCGTCGGATCGAGCGACTTCGCGATGGCCAGCGCCGTCAGCGTCTTCGTGCTCATCCTGACCATCGCGATCAGCTGGTTCTACGTGCGCAACCTGCTCAAGGAGGACGAATCGTGA
- a CDS encoding extracellular solute-binding protein, with protein sequence MKRKLVGLAAVATASALVLAGCASGGGTAPSTDGKGKTVTLWLVGADTPDALRTYLKDEFKKETGATLNIQQQDWGDIVTKLTTSLPDANNTPDVTEIGNTQSPTFTNVGAFLDISDMYKDLGGDDLLQSFVAAGEVDGKKYTLPYYFGSRYAFYRKDVWSAAGVSVPTTLDQFNTDVATITAKNPKGIADFSGFYLGGQDWRNGISWIFANGGDIAKKKDGKWVATLDSEGSLKGLQQLQDLYKNASKAPNDAKDSNQYIYLNDSDQTVGADGNKTADTSLAAATIMAPGWAHWSIGDASTKDGKVVRTWNDNTFGTFVLPGNDGKPAPVFAGGSNIGISAKTKNPGLSKTLMKIIFSKDYQEMLGKNGLGPANSKYTSSLGDDQFAKALIESASNSKLTPAAPGWASVEAGNVMEEFFSKIKDSTDLKSLAQEYNTKLDALMNVKTGK encoded by the coding sequence ATGAAGAGAAAGCTCGTCGGCCTCGCCGCTGTGGCTACAGCTTCCGCTCTCGTGCTCGCGGGATGCGCCTCCGGCGGAGGAACCGCCCCGAGCACAGACGGCAAGGGCAAGACGGTCACCCTGTGGCTCGTCGGCGCCGATACTCCGGATGCTCTTCGTACCTACCTCAAGGACGAATTCAAGAAGGAGACCGGCGCGACCCTCAACATCCAGCAGCAGGACTGGGGAGACATCGTCACCAAGCTGACGACGTCGCTCCCCGACGCGAACAACACCCCGGATGTGACCGAGATCGGCAACACCCAGTCGCCGACCTTCACCAACGTGGGTGCGTTCCTCGACATCTCCGACATGTACAAGGACCTCGGCGGCGACGACCTGCTGCAGTCCTTCGTCGCAGCCGGTGAGGTCGACGGCAAGAAGTACACCCTCCCGTACTACTTCGGTTCGCGGTACGCGTTCTACCGCAAGGACGTCTGGTCGGCCGCCGGGGTCTCCGTGCCCACCACGCTCGACCAGTTCAACACCGACGTCGCCACCATCACGGCCAAGAACCCGAAGGGGATCGCGGACTTCTCCGGCTTCTACCTCGGCGGTCAGGACTGGCGCAACGGCATCTCGTGGATCTTCGCCAACGGCGGGGACATCGCGAAGAAGAAGGACGGCAAGTGGGTCGCCACGCTGGACTCCGAGGGCTCGCTCAAGGGTCTCCAGCAGCTGCAGGACCTGTACAAGAACGCCTCCAAGGCTCCGAACGACGCCAAGGACTCGAACCAGTACATCTACCTGAACGACAGCGACCAGACCGTGGGCGCCGACGGCAACAAGACGGCTGACACGTCGCTCGCCGCCGCGACGATCATGGCTCCCGGATGGGCGCACTGGTCGATCGGCGACGCATCCACCAAGGATGGCAAGGTCGTCCGCACCTGGAACGACAACACGTTCGGAACGTTCGTGCTGCCGGGCAACGACGGCAAGCCGGCTCCGGTGTTCGCCGGTGGCTCCAACATCGGGATCTCGGCCAAGACCAAGAACCCCGGCCTCTCCAAGACGCTCATGAAGATCATCTTCTCCAAGGACTACCAGGAGATGCTCGGCAAGAACGGCCTGGGACCGGCGAACAGCAAGTACACCTCCTCGCTCGGCGACGACCAGTTCGCGAAGGCTCTCATCGAGTCCGCGTCGAACTCGAAGCTGACCCCGGCGGCTCCCGGATGGGCGTCCGTCGAGGCGGGCAACGTGATGGAAGAGTTCTTCAGCAAGATCAAGGACTCGACCGATCTCAAGAGCCTCGCGCAGGAGTACAACACCAAGCTCGACGCTCTGATGAACGTCAAGACCGGTAAGTAG
- a CDS encoding ROK family transcriptional regulator: MNATDVQRGTAALAVDAQAQPTPALRGFAPGRALRPSAKVLPEHARSHNRSLVLQTLYRAGERSRADIARETGLTRVTVSDLVAELLAEGLVVELGQRESARPGKPAVLLDINRTAYQIVGVDLSDHAMFRGAVLDIDGGILHRADVPLDGATGEAAFAKVAELVDALIGAATAPILGVGVGSPGVVDLSGTVLTAPNLGWVDERVQQRLHERTGLPVVVANDANVAVLAEHGYGDAAGDLMLITVGHGIGAGLIVAGALVYGSRFAAGEIGQVMVGTDLGLETTYNRDQVLEHWLSVPRLQQRIREAEASGSDATPILREAGQRLGIALAPVVGALNLSEIVLSGPTTLLDGPLAEATIHTLRNRTMAENHATLTLRMTTLGQDIVLRGAAVLVLSGQLGVS; this comes from the coding sequence ATGAACGCGACGGATGTGCAGCGAGGCACCGCGGCCCTGGCCGTGGATGCGCAGGCGCAGCCGACCCCGGCGCTTCGCGGGTTCGCGCCGGGCCGGGCACTCCGCCCCAGTGCGAAGGTGCTTCCGGAGCACGCCCGCAGCCACAATCGTTCGCTGGTGCTGCAGACGTTGTACCGGGCGGGGGAGCGCAGCCGCGCCGACATCGCACGGGAGACCGGGCTGACCCGCGTCACCGTCTCCGACCTGGTCGCCGAACTGCTGGCGGAGGGGCTCGTCGTCGAGCTCGGCCAGCGCGAGTCCGCCCGTCCTGGCAAGCCCGCCGTGCTGCTCGACATCAACAGGACCGCCTACCAGATCGTCGGCGTCGACCTCAGCGACCACGCCATGTTTCGCGGCGCCGTGCTGGACATCGACGGCGGCATCCTGCACCGGGCGGATGTTCCGCTCGACGGCGCCACCGGTGAGGCCGCGTTCGCGAAGGTGGCCGAGCTGGTCGACGCGCTCATCGGCGCGGCGACCGCCCCCATCCTGGGCGTCGGCGTCGGATCGCCGGGTGTCGTCGACCTGAGCGGCACCGTGCTGACCGCGCCGAACCTCGGCTGGGTCGACGAGCGGGTGCAGCAGCGGCTGCACGAGCGCACCGGACTTCCCGTGGTGGTCGCCAACGACGCCAACGTCGCCGTCCTCGCCGAGCACGGCTACGGGGATGCGGCGGGCGACCTCATGCTCATCACCGTCGGGCACGGCATCGGGGCCGGTCTGATCGTCGCGGGCGCCCTCGTCTACGGCAGCCGCTTCGCCGCCGGCGAGATCGGCCAGGTCATGGTCGGCACCGACCTCGGGCTCGAGACCACGTACAACCGCGACCAGGTGCTCGAGCACTGGCTCAGCGTGCCCCGCCTGCAGCAGCGCATCCGCGAGGCGGAGGCGTCCGGGTCGGATGCGACGCCCATCCTGCGCGAAGCCGGACAGCGGCTCGGCATCGCCCTCGCGCCCGTCGTCGGCGCCCTCAACCTGTCGGAGATCGTCCTCAGCGGCCCGACCACCCTGCTCGATGGCCCTCTCGCTGAGGCGACCATCCACACGCTCCGGAACAGGACCATGGCCGAGAACCACGCCACGCTCACGCTCCGGATGACCACGCTCGGGCAGGACATCGTCCTGCGCGGCGCGGCCGTACTCGTCCTCTCCGGACAACTCGGGGTCTCGTAA
- a CDS encoding cell wall-binding repeat-containing protein encodes MAARRHRWMRVGIVAAVIVGGVPLAALSTAPAAQAADQATTTDVAMPVPVPGTTMPPDTPLLSGPGGQPWWVDGSALKTVVHGALVTHALPAGIDWRRVATATGVDHSLWLESSVPAVVARVTPDGSFATFPIQGGADTGIVAADDGAAWVIQFHPVGWAAVRIAPDGTQTRFEHTGDAPMIDQYTPSANGPAGSAWAFFLYHGMIGMFPDGHTVTVDAPELARPFQADGVEYFNFTTASGDTIERVNADGSATTIATNAAHLVQTGGQGFYATPVDARHTMLHRLGMPSWHPVFAEPVDSVYPSLWLPGTHTILVAQPDSSPAQLGVYAVSEDGHITRFADGDGIDLEQDGTLWGKGGGRQYRMDGSIASERAIVTDPRAYVGAWGVSADGPWEQIAALPSGVTTIDTLSPATVTRLAGDDRYETAVAVAKRAFPSHTSVVYLAAGTNFPDALAAGPAAAAEHAALLLTTPGGLPTATAAELKALAPTRVVIAGGTSSIGSAVERSVRALLPTATVQRRSGATRYETANTLVGAVFHSANTVYIASGAAFPDALGAGAAAGSGGDPLLLVDPASPGVSASTAAAITRLHPARIVVVGGRSAVPDTVLAALGKLAPATRVAGADRFATSVALATSAFPHATSAFIASGLDFPDAMSGAVLAAAQHAPVYAFTSGCVPHALARGFATGVNSITIVGGPAVVDGRLDTLGICYDE; translated from the coding sequence ATGGCAGCTCGGCGACACAGGTGGATGCGGGTCGGGATCGTCGCGGCGGTGATCGTCGGCGGCGTGCCGCTCGCGGCGCTGTCGACGGCTCCCGCCGCGCAGGCTGCCGATCAGGCAACGACGACGGACGTGGCGATGCCCGTCCCGGTTCCTGGGACGACGATGCCCCCGGACACCCCTCTGCTCAGCGGTCCAGGCGGCCAGCCGTGGTGGGTGGACGGGTCCGCGTTGAAGACCGTCGTGCACGGGGCGCTGGTGACCCACGCGCTCCCCGCCGGCATCGACTGGAGACGGGTGGCGACGGCGACAGGGGTCGACCATTCGCTGTGGCTGGAGTCGAGCGTTCCGGCGGTGGTCGCACGCGTGACACCGGACGGTTCGTTCGCGACGTTCCCGATTCAGGGGGGCGCCGACACAGGAATCGTCGCGGCCGACGATGGTGCGGCGTGGGTGATCCAATTCCACCCCGTCGGCTGGGCGGCGGTGCGGATAGCACCAGACGGGACGCAGACGCGATTCGAGCACACGGGCGATGCGCCGATGATCGATCAGTACACCCCGTCCGCGAACGGTCCTGCGGGGAGCGCCTGGGCGTTCTTCCTGTACCACGGCATGATCGGGATGTTCCCTGACGGGCACACGGTCACGGTCGATGCGCCGGAGCTCGCGCGCCCCTTCCAGGCCGACGGGGTCGAATACTTCAACTTCACAACGGCATCGGGCGACACGATCGAACGCGTCAACGCGGACGGCTCCGCGACAACGATCGCCACGAACGCCGCGCACCTCGTGCAAACGGGCGGGCAGGGCTTCTACGCGACCCCGGTTGACGCGCGTCACACGATGCTGCACCGCCTCGGTATGCCGTCGTGGCATCCGGTTTTCGCGGAGCCGGTCGATAGTGTGTACCCCTCGCTCTGGCTGCCTGGCACGCACACGATCCTGGTGGCCCAACCCGATTCGAGCCCGGCGCAATTGGGTGTTTACGCGGTCAGCGAGGACGGGCACATCACCCGATTCGCCGACGGGGATGGAATCGACCTTGAGCAGGACGGCACCCTCTGGGGGAAAGGTGGAGGGCGCCAGTACCGTATGGATGGCTCGATCGCGTCGGAGCGCGCCATCGTCACGGACCCGCGCGCGTACGTGGGTGCGTGGGGTGTCAGCGCCGACGGCCCGTGGGAGCAGATCGCCGCTCTCCCGTCCGGGGTGACGACGATCGACACGCTCTCTCCTGCCACCGTGACCAGGCTGGCGGGGGACGACCGGTACGAGACGGCGGTCGCGGTGGCGAAGCGAGCCTTCCCCTCCCACACCTCCGTCGTCTACCTGGCGGCAGGGACGAACTTCCCCGACGCGCTCGCGGCGGGACCGGCCGCGGCAGCCGAGCACGCAGCGCTGCTCCTCACGACGCCGGGTGGTCTGCCGACGGCCACCGCTGCCGAACTGAAAGCCCTGGCGCCCACGCGCGTCGTCATCGCGGGAGGGACATCGTCGATCGGCTCCGCCGTCGAGCGGTCGGTGCGCGCGCTTCTGCCGACAGCGACGGTGCAACGCCGGTCGGGAGCCACCAGGTACGAGACGGCGAACACACTGGTGGGAGCGGTGTTCCACTCTGCGAACACCGTGTACATCGCCTCGGGCGCGGCGTTCCCCGACGCGCTCGGGGCCGGGGCGGCGGCAGGCTCGGGCGGCGACCCGCTGCTGCTCGTCGATCCGGCGTCGCCCGGTGTCTCCGCATCCACTGCTGCGGCGATCACCCGCCTTCATCCGGCGCGGATCGTGGTGGTCGGCGGACGGAGTGCTGTTCCGGATACGGTCCTCGCCGCCCTCGGAAAGCTCGCCCCGGCCACGCGGGTCGCCGGCGCCGACCGCTTCGCGACGTCCGTCGCTCTGGCCACGTCGGCGTTCCCGCACGCCACGTCGGCGTTCATCGCATCCGGGCTGGATTTCCCCGATGCGATGAGCGGAGCCGTGCTCGCCGCCGCGCAACACGCTCCCGTGTATGCGTTCACGTCCGGCTGCGTGCCTCACGCCCTCGCGCGTGGGTTCGCCACCGGCGTGAACAGCATCACCATCGTCGGAGGCCCGGCCGTCGTCGATGGTCGGCTCGACACCCTGGGCATCTGCTACGACGAGTGA